A window of Pyxidicoccus xibeiensis contains these coding sequences:
- a CDS encoding LysM peptidoglycan-binding domain-containing protein, with protein MRSQILTSLMLGLAITPAWSARAQEGEEQETETGSETEGAEVMDEAPEPPRSGNVTLPPGAPRGRESAPGEVHSVQEGDTLWDLSQRYLGSPWYWPKVWSYNPEIANPHWIYPGNQVRFFAGGEEVPRRVDEMVVDPGDVDAPTELSGGDLVTVTGKIGYDVAAARPVTTQGFVTQRELDEAGRIEGSSSGALMLSFPDNVYVRFKKKGSAKVGDRYVVFHTTQPVQHPKTGKKLGFLTDFLGTLRVVRVSENVVTAQVVDTWDGMERGDLVGPYGEKLTERIAPRPNTKEVQATVITALVPYLTVLGEHHTVVVDKGSAEGVQLGNTFTILRQGDPSRQVLGQEAKPLSKNELRFPWENIGTCMVTEVKERTSNCLMLRSLEELVPGDRALMRPEPAPSASR; from the coding sequence ATGCGCTCCCAAATCCTCACCTCGCTGATGCTGGGCCTGGCCATCACGCCGGCCTGGAGCGCTCGCGCCCAGGAGGGCGAGGAGCAGGAGACGGAGACCGGCAGCGAGACGGAGGGCGCCGAGGTCATGGACGAGGCCCCCGAGCCGCCGCGCTCCGGCAACGTGACGCTTCCCCCGGGCGCGCCCCGCGGCCGTGAGAGCGCCCCGGGCGAGGTCCACTCGGTGCAGGAGGGCGACACGCTGTGGGACTTGTCCCAGCGCTACCTGGGCAGCCCCTGGTACTGGCCCAAGGTCTGGTCCTACAACCCGGAGATCGCCAACCCGCATTGGATCTACCCGGGCAACCAGGTGCGCTTCTTCGCCGGCGGCGAGGAGGTGCCCCGCCGCGTGGACGAGATGGTGGTGGACCCGGGAGACGTCGACGCGCCCACGGAGCTGAGCGGCGGCGACCTGGTGACGGTGACGGGGAAGATTGGCTACGACGTGGCCGCCGCGCGGCCGGTGACGACCCAGGGCTTCGTCACCCAGCGCGAGCTGGACGAGGCGGGCCGCATCGAGGGCTCGTCCTCCGGCGCGCTGATGCTGTCCTTCCCGGACAACGTCTACGTGCGCTTCAAGAAGAAGGGCAGCGCCAAGGTCGGTGACCGGTACGTCGTCTTCCACACCACCCAGCCAGTCCAACACCCGAAGACGGGCAAGAAGCTCGGCTTCCTCACCGACTTCCTGGGCACGCTGCGCGTGGTGCGCGTGAGTGAGAATGTCGTCACCGCGCAGGTTGTCGACACGTGGGACGGCATGGAGCGCGGCGACCTGGTGGGCCCCTACGGCGAGAAGCTCACCGAGCGCATCGCCCCCCGGCCCAACACGAAGGAGGTCCAGGCCACCGTCATCACCGCCCTGGTGCCGTACCTCACGGTGCTCGGCGAGCATCACACCGTGGTGGTGGACAAGGGCAGCGCGGAGGGCGTGCAGCTGGGCAACACCTTCACCATCCTCCGCCAGGGCGACCCGTCGCGGCAGGTGCTGGGCCAGGAGGCGAAGCCGCTCTCCAAGAACGAGCTGCGCTTCCCCTGGGAGAACATCGGCACCTGCATGGTGACCGAGGTGAAGGAGCGCACCTCCAACTGCCTCATGCTGCGCTCGCTGGAGGAGCTCGTCCCGGGGGACCGCGCCCTCATGCGCCCCGAGCCCGCCCCCAGCGCCAGCCGCTGA
- a CDS encoding tetratricopeptide repeat protein: protein MPARSVILRLLAAAPLCVLSACATTAASQTDVDALKAEVRTLRESQTRLRERLERLEAHDAVEKARAAGPARPASPKQADADEAGSATPELAVVKLKPRHEPAPKLPTAVPVVEPDSEQMEMFISAVPEGGAASGGEAATVVTAGDDASGEPQVDPDVLDAEYEKSVSLLRTGNVEGGVERLRRFAEEHPRHPRADNALYFSGLGQMGLQEFKDAARTFERLISTYPAGDAMLDSMLRLAECRTRLNQAADARALYTRVVTQFPGTAAATQAEQRLAALPQ from the coding sequence GTGCCCGCGCGCTCCGTCATCCTCCGTCTGCTCGCCGCCGCGCCCCTGTGCGTGCTGAGCGCCTGTGCCACCACGGCCGCGTCCCAGACGGACGTGGACGCGCTGAAGGCCGAGGTGCGCACGCTGCGCGAGAGCCAGACCCGGCTGCGTGAGCGGCTGGAGCGGCTGGAGGCACACGACGCGGTGGAGAAGGCCCGCGCCGCCGGCCCCGCCCGGCCCGCGTCCCCGAAGCAGGCCGACGCCGACGAGGCCGGGAGCGCCACGCCGGAGCTGGCGGTGGTGAAGCTCAAGCCGCGCCATGAGCCCGCGCCGAAGCTGCCCACCGCGGTGCCCGTGGTGGAGCCGGACTCCGAGCAGATGGAGATGTTCATCAGCGCCGTCCCCGAGGGCGGTGCCGCGTCCGGGGGCGAGGCCGCCACCGTGGTGACCGCGGGCGACGACGCCTCGGGCGAGCCGCAGGTGGACCCCGACGTGCTGGACGCCGAGTACGAGAAGTCCGTGTCGCTCTTGCGCACGGGCAACGTGGAGGGCGGCGTGGAGCGCCTGCGCCGCTTCGCCGAGGAGCACCCGCGCCACCCGCGCGCCGACAACGCGCTGTACTTCAGCGGGCTGGGGCAGATGGGGCTCCAGGAGTTCAAGGACGCCGCGCGGACGTTCGAGCGGCTCATCAGCACCTATCCCGCCGGGGATGCCATGCTGGACAGCATGCTCCGGCTCGCCGAGTGCCGGACGCGGCTCAACCAGGCCGCGGATGCCAGGGCGCTCTATACCCGCGTCGTCACCCAGTTCCCGGGGACGGCCGCCGCCACGCAGGCGGAGCAGCGGCTCGCCGCGCTCCCGCAGTGA
- a CDS encoding DNA-processing protein DprA, whose amino-acid sequence MADADTDSLTMEQQASLALWAVPGLGPRTLAALRAFADGSLAALASVPVRDWVSQAPVSRQVRLRLAAVEGLPALAERLLEACRRGGMRVAFAGARAYPDRLREVEDAPPLLFYRGQPGLPRRRVAMVGSRHPDQGFLPFARRFARQVAEGGVGVVSGAAAGVDQACHWGALDAGGETWAFLGSALDALDSAQARLLPHLLDGGGVFFSELPPGVRASTTTFPRRNRLISGASDVVLVLRAGSGSGSLYTAEAGRAQGRPVFALPGDVTQQAAVGCNALLRDGHARACTGPADVLKALGITPGVTVSPGKGDSWDALSAEAKGAYEVLDRVPRTFDEVLVGSTLSPAALASALVELELTGLVIQHPGRLYEKV is encoded by the coding sequence ATGGCGGACGCGGACACGGACAGCCTCACGATGGAGCAGCAGGCCTCCCTGGCACTCTGGGCCGTCCCTGGCCTGGGGCCGAGGACGCTGGCCGCCCTGCGCGCCTTCGCGGATGGGAGCCTGGCCGCGCTCGCGTCGGTCCCTGTACGGGACTGGGTGTCCCAGGCGCCGGTCTCCCGACAGGTACGCCTCAGGCTGGCGGCGGTGGAGGGGCTGCCGGCCCTGGCTGAGCGGCTGCTCGAGGCCTGCCGGCGGGGGGGCATGAGGGTGGCATTCGCCGGCGCTCGCGCATATCCGGACCGGTTGAGGGAGGTGGAGGACGCGCCGCCGCTGCTGTTCTACCGGGGCCAGCCCGGCCTGCCGCGGCGGCGGGTGGCCATGGTGGGCAGCCGGCATCCGGACCAGGGCTTCCTGCCCTTCGCGCGCAGGTTCGCCCGGCAGGTGGCGGAGGGTGGGGTGGGCGTGGTGTCGGGCGCGGCGGCTGGAGTGGACCAGGCGTGTCACTGGGGCGCGCTGGATGCGGGCGGGGAGACGTGGGCCTTCCTGGGGTCTGCCCTGGATGCGTTGGACTCGGCGCAAGCCCGCCTGCTTCCTCACCTTTTGGACGGGGGCGGGGTGTTCTTCAGCGAGCTGCCTCCGGGCGTCCGGGCGAGTACCACCACGTTCCCGCGCCGCAACCGACTCATCTCCGGCGCATCCGATGTGGTCCTGGTGCTGAGGGCGGGGTCGGGGTCGGGGAGCCTGTACACGGCGGAGGCAGGGCGGGCGCAGGGGCGACCCGTCTTCGCGCTGCCGGGTGACGTGACACAGCAGGCGGCGGTCGGCTGCAACGCGCTGCTCAGGGACGGGCACGCGAGGGCGTGTACGGGCCCGGCGGATGTATTGAAGGCGCTGGGCATCACCCCCGGAGTCACGGTGTCACCGGGGAAGGGAGATTCGTGGGACGCGCTCTCCGCGGAAGCGAAGGGCGCTTATGAGGTGTTGGACCGGGTTCCCCGGACATTCGATGAGGTGCTGGTCGGCAGCACCCTCTCCCCGGCGGCGCTCGCCAGCGCGCTGGTGGAACTGGAATTGACGGGTCTGGTCATCCAGCACCCGGGACGGTTGTACGAAAAGGTCTAG
- the pgeF gene encoding peptidoglycan editing factor PgeF, giving the protein MATEFLSSALLPVPHGFATRAGGVSEGPYASLNLGFSTGDERSRVEENHRRLAAAAGASLGALGRVSQVHGDRVLEARAGQGGEGLRPVEGEADGLWTEAPETWVAVGTADCVPVLLVDPDGRRVAAVHSGWRGTDADISARAVELLVAKGARAQRLLAAVGPCIQRCCYEVSDELGQRFTGRFGAEVVESAGGAVRLDLSRAVRLTLLRAGLKPEHVDVLRACTACEPARFFSHRRDAGRTGRHLNYVVHRF; this is encoded by the coding sequence ATGGCGACCGAGTTCCTCTCCTCTGCGCTGCTTCCCGTGCCCCATGGCTTCGCCACGCGAGCCGGGGGCGTGTCCGAAGGACCCTACGCGTCACTCAACCTGGGCTTCTCCACCGGAGACGAGCGGAGCCGGGTGGAGGAGAACCACCGCCGGCTGGCCGCGGCGGCGGGCGCGTCGCTGGGGGCGCTGGGCCGCGTGTCCCAGGTGCATGGGGACCGGGTGCTGGAGGCGCGGGCGGGGCAGGGGGGCGAGGGCTTGAGGCCGGTGGAGGGCGAGGCGGACGGGCTGTGGACGGAGGCGCCGGAGACGTGGGTGGCGGTGGGCACGGCGGACTGCGTGCCGGTGCTGCTGGTGGACCCGGACGGCCGGCGGGTGGCGGCGGTGCACTCGGGGTGGCGGGGGACGGACGCGGACATCAGCGCCCGCGCGGTGGAATTGCTGGTGGCGAAGGGGGCCCGGGCACAGCGGCTGCTGGCGGCGGTGGGGCCCTGCATCCAGCGCTGCTGCTACGAGGTCTCCGACGAGCTGGGCCAGCGCTTCACCGGGCGGTTCGGCGCGGAGGTGGTGGAGTCCGCGGGCGGCGCGGTGCGGCTGGACCTGTCACGAGCGGTGCGGCTGACGCTGCTGCGGGCGGGGCTGAAGCCGGAGCACGTGGACGTGCTACGGGCCTGTACCGCGTGTGAGCCTGCTCGCTTCTTCTCCCACCGCCGTGACGCGGGGCGCACCGGACGTCACCTCAATTACGTGGTACACCGCTTCTAG